A region from the Beduinella massiliensis genome encodes:
- a CDS encoding ribosome hibernation promotion factor: MIVRFVTKDAHVPQNVLDTMEKKLHQRLDAYYRSEEEDASTIVVKITERKGIYKVEITMPYGGHQMRTENEERDLSLPALDKGIDILERQIKKHKTRINRRLREVPELAPDAAAEEPDEPYAVVKIKHYESKPMSVQDAILEMNLLGHTFFTFYNADNKQVCTVYRRNDGDYGLIEIG, from the coding sequence ATGATCGTTCGTTTCGTCACAAAGGATGCCCACGTTCCCCAGAATGTCCTGGACACGATGGAAAAAAAGCTGCATCAGCGCCTGGACGCTTACTACCGCAGCGAGGAAGAGGATGCCTCCACGATTGTGGTAAAGATCACCGAGCGCAAGGGGATTTATAAGGTCGAGATCACCATGCCATATGGGGGTCATCAGATGCGCACGGAGAACGAGGAACGCGATCTTTCACTGCCCGCCCTGGATAAGGGTATCGATATTCTGGAGCGCCAGATCAAGAAGCACAAGACCCGCATCAACCGCCGTCTGCGCGAGGTGCCGGAGCTTGCACCGGACGCTGCGGCGGAGGAGCCGGACGAGCCTTATGCCGTGGTCAAGATCAAGCACTATGAGAGCAAACCCATGAGCGTGCAGGACGCTATATTGGAAATGAACCTGCTGGGACATACATTCTTCACGTTCTACAACGCGGATAACAAGCAGGTCTGCACGGTCTATCGTCGCAATGACGGCGATTACGGCCTGATCGAAATTGGTTGA
- a CDS encoding ABC-2 family transporter protein — MKRFFATSSLCARQVLDGNLLGVGGEYAVRFLQFLLLTLIWRALASSGADLGGMTLPTLLTYSLMASVWRQQLNILTPATSALWEGSLIGRFTRPMSILQSLAAETIGRWWVPVFLFYGLPVWLLSPLIGISPLPRSISCGLLSLLSLALSASLGFALDLCFSALAMRLKNGCWAATQVREAIYELCSGAVIPFALMPASVGRAFALMPLGSIASAPLSIYIGSSDPLPLLALQAVWNLTLWPLALFIFRKSRERMVSYGG; from the coding sequence TTGAAACGCTTTTTTGCCACATCTTCGCTCTGCGCGCGCCAGGTGCTGGACGGCAACCTGCTCGGCGTAGGCGGCGAATACGCCGTGCGCTTTTTGCAGTTCCTGTTGCTGACGCTCATCTGGCGCGCCCTCGCGTCGAGCGGAGCAGACCTGGGCGGCATGACGCTGCCTACGCTTCTCACCTATTCGCTGATGGCCTCCGTCTGGCGTCAGCAGCTCAACATCCTCACCCCTGCCACCTCGGCACTGTGGGAGGGTTCGCTCATCGGACGCTTCACGCGCCCCATGTCCATCCTGCAAAGCCTAGCAGCCGAGACCATCGGCCGTTGGTGGGTACCCGTCTTCCTGTTTTACGGGCTCCCTGTCTGGCTGCTCTCCCCGCTGATCGGCATATCGCCGCTGCCGCGAAGCATTTCCTGCGGCCTGCTCTCCCTGCTCAGCCTCGCCCTGAGTGCCTCGCTCGGGTTCGCGCTCGACCTGTGCTTTTCCGCGCTGGCGATGCGGCTCAAAAACGGCTGCTGGGCTGCGACGCAGGTACGGGAAGCGATTTATGAGCTCTGCTCCGGAGCGGTCATCCCCTTCGCGCTGATGCCCGCGTCCGTCGGCCGGGCCTTTGCGCTGATGCCCCTCGGCTCCATCGCCAGCGCGCCGCTTTCTATCTACATCGGAAGCAGCGATCCGCTGCCTCTGCTCGCGCTGCAGGCCGTGTGGAATCTCACGCTCTGGCCGCTTGCGCTCTTCATCTTTAGAAAAAGCAGGGAAAGGATGGTGTCCTATGGCGGTTAA
- a CDS encoding ABC-2 family transporter protein — protein sequence MAVKIRTLLRLYRVYARMDVLWFLRDTRYCLLQMAADVVSAAACVSGVFLLASRFDGLGGMSRAEVLFLLGYATIVDGLYMLLFASNNIGQISRIIGRGQLDHCVLQPVPIWIQLLSSGFAPVSGSSMLLCGAALTAYAAHAGGLCVNVPLLALCTLCSCAIIISVVCLISCLAFYAPAAAEEIASDARGLFGEMKGYPLGGLAPAFQAVLCTALPIGLTGWLPAQALLGRAGASAYLLLFAASAILIFLTQCVFRKGMNYYAINGCSRYSGFGHR from the coding sequence ATGGCGGTTAAAATCAGGACGCTGCTGCGCCTTTACCGCGTGTATGCGCGCATGGATGTCCTATGGTTTCTGCGCGACACGCGCTACTGCCTGCTACAAATGGCCGCGGACGTCGTGAGCGCAGCGGCTTGCGTATCCGGCGTCTTCCTGCTCGCTTCCCGCTTTGACGGGTTGGGCGGCATGAGCCGCGCCGAAGTGCTCTTCCTGCTCGGATACGCGACGATCGTGGACGGCCTGTACATGCTGTTGTTTGCGAGCAACAACATCGGCCAGATCAGCCGCATCATCGGGCGCGGTCAGCTCGACCACTGCGTGCTGCAGCCTGTTCCCATCTGGATACAGCTGCTCTCCTCCGGCTTTGCGCCCGTCTCCGGGTCCAGCATGCTGCTGTGCGGGGCGGCGCTGACCGCCTACGCCGCGCACGCCGGCGGCCTTTGCGTAAACGTTCCGCTGCTCGCGCTATGCACGCTGTGCTCATGCGCGATCATCATCAGCGTCGTTTGCCTCATCTCCTGCCTCGCGTTTTACGCGCCCGCCGCCGCGGAGGAAATTGCCTCGGACGCGCGCGGCCTCTTCGGCGAAATGAAGGGCTATCCGCTGGGCGGCCTGGCCCCCGCATTTCAGGCGGTGCTGTGCACGGCGCTCCCCATCGGTCTGACCGGCTGGCTGCCCGCGCAGGCGCTGCTCGGCCGTGCCGGAGCGTCCGCATACCTGCTTCTTTTTGCGGCCTCCGCAATCCTGATTTTCCTTACACAGTGCGTCTTTCGGAAAGGAATGAACTATTATGCAATCAACGGCTGCAGCCGTTACTCCGGCTTTGGACATCGCTGA
- a CDS encoding ATP-binding cassette domain-containing protein: MQSTAAAVTPALDIADVSKIYQQWQRTGRMRDIVKNLIHPEKREVAALSHLSLRVMPGEFVAYAGANGAGKSTTIKLLSGILSPTSGAVRVLGLDPAKDRVELMRRIGVCFGQRTELWWDHPIITSFEWKRDVWDIPADVYARNLAMVTDLLDLKEILHTFARELSLGQRMRADLGMLLLHSPSVVFLDEPTLGLDVLAKQQMIAFLRRINREEGVTIVVTSHDMDDLEAMAQRIVLLRNGEIAFDGDFAALRRAAGGYARIRVRAPGDAPAVSGAAYLSTQGGVHEYAFDRTQVGVHDLLASLAGCAQIEDIEIGKAPIEDIIAGMYREWKGEKR; this comes from the coding sequence ATGCAATCAACGGCTGCAGCCGTTACTCCGGCTTTGGACATCGCTGACGTCAGCAAGATCTATCAGCAGTGGCAGCGCACAGGGCGCATGCGCGACATCGTCAAAAACCTGATCCACCCCGAAAAGCGGGAGGTTGCCGCCCTCTCCCACCTGTCGCTTCGCGTAATGCCCGGCGAGTTCGTCGCCTACGCAGGCGCAAACGGCGCGGGGAAGTCCACGACGATCAAGCTGCTTTCCGGCATCCTGTCGCCTACATCCGGCGCAGTGCGCGTATTGGGGTTGGACCCCGCGAAAGATCGCGTGGAGCTGATGCGCCGCATCGGCGTGTGCTTCGGCCAGCGGACGGAGCTGTGGTGGGATCACCCGATCATCACCAGCTTTGAATGGAAGCGCGACGTATGGGATATCCCCGCAGACGTCTACGCGCGCAACCTGGCGATGGTGACCGACCTGTTGGACCTGAAGGAAATTCTGCACACGTTTGCGCGCGAGCTCAGCCTCGGCCAGCGTATGCGTGCGGACCTGGGCATGCTGCTGTTGCATTCGCCCTCCGTCGTGTTCCTGGACGAGCCGACACTGGGGCTGGACGTGCTTGCCAAGCAGCAGATGATCGCCTTCCTGCGGCGAATCAACCGCGAGGAGGGCGTTACGATCGTGGTCACCAGCCACGACATGGACGATCTAGAGGCTATGGCGCAGCGCATCGTGCTTCTGCGAAACGGCGAAATCGCCTTCGACGGGGATTTCGCCGCGCTGCGCCGTGCGGCGGGCGGGTATGCCCGCATTCGCGTGCGCGCACCGGGCGACGCCCCCGCTGTCTCCGGGGCTGCCTATCTGTCTACGCAGGGCGGCGTACACGAGTACGCCTTCGACCGCACACAGGTGGGCGTTCATGACCTCCTCGCGTCCCTCGCCGGCTGCGCCCAAATCGAGGACATCGAGATCGGCAAAGCGCCCATCGAAGACATCATTGCCGGGATGTACCGGGAGTGGAAGGGCGAAAAGCGTTAA
- a CDS encoding catalase, whose amino-acid sequence MERKLTNEAGAPVAENEHSLTAGPRGPVMMQDVWLLEKLAHFDREVIPERRMHAKGWGAYGCLTVTHDISEWTRAKVLQKGAKTDLFLRFSTVAGERGAADAERDIRGVAVKFYTEEGNWDLVGNNTPTFFLRDVHNFPDLNRAVKRDPRTGMRSAQNNWDFWTLLPETFHQTTIVMSDRGIPASFRHMHFYGEHTYSLYNEKNERVWCKFHFKTQQGIKNLTDGQAAELIANDRESHGRDLYESIEKGDFPRWTMYVQIMTEEQAKKHYENPFDITKIWRHAEYPLHEVGVLELNRNPENYFAEVEQAAFTPAHVVPGIGFSPDKFLQGRLFVYGDAQRYRLGVNYNQIPVNRARCEVNDYHRDGFMRVDGNYGGAPAYTPNSQGVWAAQPDVMEPPLDLSGAMYAYDPQDDPTDDCFRAGGDLWRVMTEEQRALLIGNTARNIAPVTDNVKYRHAVHCYWADKAYGERMTAALGLDMKKVKELAEGDQKSLIAATC is encoded by the coding sequence ATGGAACGTAAACTGACGAACGAGGCGGGCGCGCCGGTCGCGGAAAACGAGCACTCGCTGACCGCCGGGCCGCGCGGCCCGGTCATGATGCAGGACGTATGGCTGCTGGAGAAGCTGGCGCACTTTGACCGCGAGGTCATTCCAGAGCGCCGCATGCATGCGAAGGGATGGGGCGCCTATGGATGCCTCACCGTCACGCACGACATTTCAGAATGGACGCGCGCTAAGGTGCTGCAGAAGGGCGCGAAGACGGACCTGTTTCTTCGGTTTTCGACCGTCGCGGGCGAGCGCGGCGCGGCGGACGCCGAGCGCGACATCCGAGGCGTCGCGGTTAAGTTTTACACGGAGGAGGGCAACTGGGACCTGGTAGGCAACAACACGCCGACCTTCTTCCTGCGCGACGTGCACAACTTCCCGGATCTCAACCGCGCGGTCAAGCGCGACCCGAGGACGGGCATGCGATCGGCCCAGAACAACTGGGATTTTTGGACGCTGCTGCCGGAGACGTTCCATCAGACGACGATCGTCATGTCCGACCGCGGCATCCCGGCGTCCTTTAGGCACATGCACTTTTACGGTGAGCACACGTACAGCCTGTACAATGAAAAGAACGAACGCGTCTGGTGTAAATTCCACTTTAAGACACAGCAGGGGATTAAGAACCTCACCGACGGGCAGGCGGCGGAATTGATCGCAAACGACCGCGAGAGCCACGGCCGCGATCTGTACGAGTCTATCGAAAAGGGCGACTTCCCGCGCTGGACGATGTACGTGCAAATCATGACCGAGGAGCAGGCGAAGAAGCACTATGAGAACCCGTTCGACATCACGAAGATCTGGCGGCACGCGGAATACCCGCTGCACGAGGTCGGCGTGCTCGAGCTCAACCGGAATCCTGAAAACTACTTCGCCGAGGTCGAGCAGGCGGCCTTCACGCCCGCGCACGTCGTCCCGGGCATCGGTTTTTCGCCGGATAAATTCCTTCAGGGCCGCCTGTTCGTCTATGGGGACGCACAGCGCTATCGGCTTGGCGTCAACTACAACCAGATTCCCGTAAACCGCGCGCGCTGCGAGGTGAACGACTATCACCGCGATGGATTCATGCGCGTAGACGGCAATTACGGCGGCGCGCCGGCCTATACCCCGAACAGCCAGGGCGTATGGGCGGCGCAGCCGGACGTGATGGAACCGCCGCTCGACCTTTCCGGCGCGATGTACGCCTACGACCCGCAGGACGATCCTACGGACGATTGCTTCCGCGCGGGCGGCGACCTGTGGCGCGTCATGACGGAAGAGCAGCGCGCGCTGCTCATCGGGAATACAGCGCGAAATATCGCGCCCGTGACCGATAACGTCAAGTATCGCCATGCCGTGCATTGCTATTGGGCGGACAAGGCGTACGGAGAGCGCATGACGGCAGCGCTCGGACTCGACATGAAAAAGGTGAAGGAGCTGGCCGAGGGAGATCAAAAGAGCCTGATTGCAGCCACTTGTTGA
- the trpS gene encoding tryptophan--tRNA ligase has product MENQAVAAPKKRIYSGIQPSGTPTLGNYIGAMRNWKLLEDEYDCIYSVVDLHAITVRQEPAKLRRQTQELTALLLAIGLAPQKNIIYLQSHVPAHAELAWLLNCYTYMGELSRMTQFKDKSQKHADNVNAGLLTYPVLMAADILLYQTDLVPVGADQKQHIEICRDIAQRFNGLYGDVFTIPEGFIPKTGGRVMSLQEPTRKMSKSDPDECFISMLDGPDDVRRKIKRAVTDSDAEIRFDPENKPGVSNLLAILAALNGKKPEEVGAELAGRGYGELKQTVTDAVIEALSPIQAEYGRIVKDKAYLEGVMKDGAERAGRIANRTLQKVMKKIGYVLPVR; this is encoded by the coding sequence ATGGAGAATCAAGCGGTTGCGGCGCCGAAAAAGCGCATTTATTCCGGCATTCAGCCGTCGGGAACGCCGACGCTGGGCAATTATATCGGCGCGATGCGCAACTGGAAGCTGCTGGAGGACGAGTACGACTGCATTTATTCGGTCGTCGATCTGCACGCCATCACCGTGCGCCAGGAGCCTGCGAAGCTGCGCAGGCAGACCCAGGAGCTGACGGCGTTGCTGCTGGCCATCGGACTGGCCCCGCAGAAGAACATCATCTATTTACAGTCGCACGTCCCTGCGCATGCGGAGCTCGCATGGCTGCTCAACTGCTACACCTACATGGGCGAACTCTCGCGCATGACCCAGTTCAAGGACAAAAGCCAGAAGCACGCGGATAACGTCAACGCGGGACTTCTTACCTACCCCGTGCTCATGGCCGCGGACATCCTGCTCTACCAGACGGACCTCGTACCCGTGGGCGCGGATCAGAAGCAGCACATCGAAATCTGCCGCGACATCGCCCAGCGCTTCAACGGCCTGTATGGCGACGTGTTCACCATCCCCGAGGGCTTTATCCCCAAGACCGGCGGGCGAGTTATGTCCCTACAGGAGCCCACGCGCAAGATGTCCAAGTCGGATCCGGACGAGTGCTTCATCAGCATGCTCGACGGCCCGGACGACGTGCGCCGCAAGATTAAGCGCGCGGTGACCGATTCTGACGCGGAGATTCGCTTTGACCCGGAAAACAAGCCGGGCGTCTCCAACCTGCTGGCGATCCTCGCCGCGTTGAACGGCAAAAAGCCGGAGGAAGTGGGTGCGGAGCTCGCGGGAAGAGGCTACGGCGAGCTCAAGCAGACCGTAACCGACGCGGTCATCGAAGCCCTTTCGCCCATTCAGGCGGAGTACGGCCGGATTGTCAAGGATAAGGCGTACCTCGAAGGCGTCATGAAGGACGGCGCGGAGCGCGCCGGACGCATCGCCAACCGCACGCTGCAAAAGGTCATGAAGAAGATCGGCTATGTACTTCCGGTCAGGTAA
- a CDS encoding metal ABC transporter solute-binding protein, Zn/Mn family: MKRKFALSVLLSALLLAPSLALASFPSVRASCYPVYLACITAGCDPQTAALFLMPQAGYMEDYAISEPDFVRSQEADIVVLLGGGLESFTPFLYQSGLKPLIVAGEHIERIKGRVLDPDEDTTPADNPYVWLSPTRWGEMVHGVSAALCQLDPTNEAAYKRANDEAQNAVSRVKDALSEELASFAGRQVIVAHPALAYLALDAGLDVVMTLERDPSVQPLEGDEEELLSLMAAYPQAVLLVEDTAPRMLKSLPGRITASLDVLLNGPRGDATVWERAMTQNIETLKSALSQ; encoded by the coding sequence ATGAAACGAAAATTTGCCTTGTCCGTGCTGCTTTCGGCGCTCCTGCTCGCGCCGTCGCTCGCCCTCGCCTCCTTTCCCTCTGTGCGCGCCTCCTGCTATCCGGTCTACCTCGCCTGCATCACAGCGGGATGCGACCCGCAGACGGCGGCTCTGTTCCTCATGCCGCAGGCCGGCTACATGGAGGATTACGCGATCAGCGAACCGGACTTCGTCCGCTCGCAGGAGGCGGACATCGTCGTATTGCTCGGCGGCGGACTGGAGAGCTTCACCCCCTTCCTCTACCAAAGCGGGCTCAAGCCGTTGATCGTCGCGGGCGAGCACATCGAACGCATCAAAGGACGCGTGCTCGACCCGGACGAGGACACCACGCCTGCGGACAACCCCTATGTCTGGCTCTCCCCCACGCGCTGGGGGGAGATGGTGCATGGCGTCAGCGCAGCGCTGTGCCAGCTCGACCCCACGAATGAAGCCGCTTACAAACGCGCCAACGACGAGGCGCAGAACGCGGTGAGCCGCGTGAAGGATGCGCTTTCGGAGGAGCTCGCCTCTTTCGCAGGGCGTCAGGTCATCGTGGCGCACCCGGCGCTCGCCTATCTCGCGCTGGACGCGGGGCTCGACGTGGTGATGACCCTCGAACGCGACCCTTCCGTGCAGCCGCTCGAGGGGGACGAAGAGGAGCTGCTTTCGCTGATGGCGGCGTATCCGCAAGCCGTCCTGCTCGTGGAGGATACCGCGCCGAGGATGCTCAAATCGCTGCCGGGGCGCATCACAGCCTCGCTTGACGTGCTTTTGAACGGCCCGCGCGGCGACGCGACCGTGTGGGAACGCGCGATGACCCAAAACATCGAGACGCTGAAATCCGCGCTTTCGCAGTAG
- a CDS encoding AAA family ATPase — MDDLFSASNEKLKPLADRMRPRTLDEFFGQQHIVGPGRLLRRAIEADRMTSCIFYGPPGCGKTTLASIIANTTRAAFVQLNAVTCGVGEVREVVKEAQNRLSLYGQATYLLLDECHRWSKSQSDSILPAIEKGTIRFIGSTTENPYIAMTPAIVSRCRVFQFEALGQADVEAAMRRALSDAERGFGLQKIDLSSDALHHIAKIANGDVRSALGALELGVLTTPPDAEGVIRFTLAVAEESIQRPVIRCDESLYYDMLSAFCKSLRGSDSDAALAWFARLIYAGVDPRLVVRRIIAHASEDVGLANPIAMLQAVAAGHALEMVGMPEARLSIAQAICAICESPKSNSVSTAVDAAMQDAQQGGFGPVPVHLRDTHYKGSAKLGSGANYKYPHDFPGHWVAQEYMPPEVRGKRYYRPSDQGNELKIRERQRARGKE, encoded by the coding sequence ATGGACGATCTCTTTTCCGCATCGAATGAAAAACTCAAACCGCTCGCCGACCGCATGCGCCCGCGAACGCTGGACGAATTCTTCGGCCAGCAGCACATCGTAGGCCCCGGCAGGCTGCTGCGCCGCGCCATCGAGGCGGACCGCATGACCTCCTGCATCTTCTACGGCCCGCCGGGCTGCGGCAAGACGACGCTCGCCTCCATCATCGCGAACACTACGCGCGCCGCGTTCGTGCAGCTCAACGCCGTCACCTGCGGCGTAGGCGAGGTGCGCGAGGTCGTGAAGGAGGCACAAAACCGCCTCTCCCTCTACGGGCAGGCGACTTACCTTCTCCTGGACGAATGCCATCGCTGGAGCAAGTCGCAGTCCGACTCCATCCTCCCGGCCATCGAAAAAGGCACCATTCGCTTCATCGGCTCGACGACCGAAAACCCCTACATCGCCATGACGCCCGCCATCGTCAGCCGCTGCCGTGTGTTCCAGTTCGAAGCGCTCGGGCAGGCCGACGTCGAAGCCGCGATGCGGCGCGCGCTTTCGGACGCGGAACGCGGCTTTGGCCTGCAAAAGATCGACCTATCCTCCGACGCTCTGCACCACATCGCCAAGATTGCAAACGGCGACGTGCGTTCGGCGCTCGGCGCGCTGGAGCTGGGCGTGCTCACGACGCCGCCGGACGCGGAGGGCGTCATCCGCTTCACGCTCGCGGTCGCGGAGGAGTCCATCCAAAGGCCGGTCATCCGCTGCGACGAATCGCTGTATTACGACATGCTCTCGGCGTTCTGCAAGAGCTTGCGCGGCTCGGACAGCGACGCAGCGCTCGCCTGGTTCGCGCGATTGATCTACGCAGGTGTCGATCCGCGGCTGGTCGTCCGGCGCATCATCGCCCACGCCAGCGAGGACGTGGGCCTTGCCAACCCCATCGCCATGCTGCAGGCGGTCGCCGCAGGGCACGCGCTGGAAATGGTCGGCATGCCGGAGGCGCGCCTCTCCATCGCGCAGGCGATCTGCGCCATCTGCGAGAGTCCCAAGTCCAACAGCGTCTCCACGGCGGTGGACGCCGCCATGCAGGACGCGCAGCAAGGAGGCTTCGGCCCCGTGCCCGTGCACCTGCGCGACACGCACTACAAGGGGAGCGCCAAGCTGGGCTCCGGCGCGAACTACAAGTACCCGCACGACTTCCCCGGGCACTGGGTCGCGCAGGAGTACATGCCGCCCGAGGTGAGGGGCAAGCGCTATTACCGGCCCAGCGACCAGGGAAACGAGCTGAAGATTCGCGAGCGCCAGCGGGCGCGGGGGAAGGAATAA